GAAACCTGCAATGCTGGCCCGAATTCGAAATGAAGAATGCTGCTAAAGTTCCCGGACCTTCCCGACTCCAGTTGCTTCGGGACTATCCCAAAGTACGTCGCGATCTTACACGATACCTGGTTGAGTTGTACCAGCAACATGGCGAGACAGTATTGCTGCCCCTGATTTATCCCACATACATGGTCAGCAATCCGGCTGACATCAAATACATCCTGGTTTCCAATCCAACAAACTACCACAAGACAGGCGGACTTAGAATCGGCAAGGAACTTTTTGGAGAAGGTCTCGTGACGAGCGAAGTGCCTTTGCATACGCGCCAGCGTCGGTTGATGCAACCGATGTTTCACCGGCAGAGCATTGCCAACTTTGCCGACATCATGACCAACACCACGCACGGGTGGATCAAGAACTGGAAGGAAGATGCTACAATTAACATTGGCATGGAATTGATGCAGCTCACCTTGTCCATCGTGGGCAAGGCCCTTTTTAGCATCGATCTCGTCGCCGAAGCACAGGAGATAGGAAATGCCTTCATCACGGCACAGGTGGAGATTACCCGCATTCAAAGAGGACTGCCCCTGCCTAAATTCATTCGCACGCCTAGTCATCGTCGGTACGAGCAGGCCAGGAAGACCATCGATGGTTTTATTCACGATCTAATCAATAAGCGACGACGGGACACCAACCCGCCGGATGATTTGCTGACTCTCCTGCTGGCATCTCGCTATGAAGATGGATCGCCCATGAGCGAACAGCAAATCAGGGACGAAGCCGTAACTATCCTGATGGCCGGTCATGAAACTGTCACCAATGGCCTGTCATGGACCTTTTATTTGCTCGCCAGGCATCCAGAGATACAGGCACGTGTTTTAAAAGAAATTGAGACTGTATTGGGCCGTAGATTGCCGACAATGGCCGATCTCCCATCTTTTAAATATACGGAAATGGTGCTCGCAGAAGCGTTCCGCATTTTTCCGCCAGCGTGGATTCTGGCAAGAAGGGTTTTAAAGGAAGATAACCTGCCAAGCGGCCTGACACTTCCAGAGGGAAGCGAAGTTATTTTGGTGCAGTTTGTCTGCCATCGAAATGAAAGGTATTTCCCGGACCCGGAGCAGTTCAACCCGGAGCGATTTAATCCCGAGGTCAAAAAGGAATGGCCACAATTCGCCTATTTCCCGTTCGGGGCCGGTCCCCGTTTTTGTATTGGTGAATCCTTTGCCAGGATGGAAGCAATCTTGTTAATTACCACCATTCTTCAGCAGTTCAATTTGGAATTGGTTCCTGGACAGGACATTGTGCCTGAGCCGCTGATTACGCTTCGTCCACGAAATGGCATTTTGCTGAAGTTAACGAGGCATGAACGCCAAAATCTTTAAATCAGGATTTCTTCTCTGTTAAATTAAGAGAAATGCCTCTTGATTTGTTATCGGCGAACCTTATTTTGCTCCCATGTTCGTCACCGAAACACCTGCTAAACATGATCATCAAAGCCGATCCAGCAACGAGCAATCCTCGAAGGCTGTGCTCTCCAACACTCATTCGCTGTTGGAGCCTGATTCATTTGTTCCGCGGCATATCGGGCCAAGCTCCAATGAAACACGTGAAATGTTGGCCGCGCTTGGCTTTAAGGAACTCGACGAACTGATCAATACAGTTGTTCCCCAACAGATTCAGCTTAAGCGATCACTCCATTTGCCGGCCTCCCGCGGGGAGCATCACGTGCTCACGGAATTAAAAGCGATTGCTTCGCAAAATCAGGTCTTCCGTTCCTTCATTGGAATGGGATACCACGACTGCATTACTCCACCAGTCATCCAGCGGAACGTCCTGGAGAACCCTGGTTGGTACACTCAATATACGCCCTACCAAGCTGAGATTGCGCAGGGACGGCTCGAAGCCTTGCTCAATTTTCAGACCATGATCGTGGATCTTACCGGCCTGGATATTGCCAATGCCTCGCTACTGGACGAAGGCACTGCGGCAGCCGAGGCGATGCACATGTGTAATGCAATCAAGGCTGACGGGAACGTTTTCTTCGTCTCCTCCGAGTGTCATCCCCAAACCATTGATATTGTAAAAACCCGCGCGCTGCCGCTGGGTGTGGAGGTGGTGATTGGAGATCATCGAACCTTCCCGGTGGATGAGAAGGTGTTCGGCGTTCTCGTGCAGTATCCGGGAACATTTGGGGACATCCATAACTATTCCGAATTCTTCAAGCAGGCGCACGCGGCAGGGGCTCTGACGGTTGTTGCTGCCGACCTTCTGAGCTTGACCTTGCTTCGGCCTCCTGGTGAATTTGGGGCGGATATTGCCATTGGCAGCGCGCAACGATTCGGTGTTCCCCTCGGTTATGGCGGACCTCATGCTGCCTATTTCGCCACTCGTGACGCATACAAGCGACAAATGCCCGGACGAATTGTAGGTGTGTCCAAGGATTCACGGGGACGGCCCGCCCTGCGCCTCTCCCTGCAAACGCGTGAGCAACACATCCGCCGTGAAAAAGCCACAAGCAATATTTGCACGGCGCAGGCCTTGCTCGCGAACATGGCATCTCTTTATGCAGTTTACCACGGCCCGGAGGGTTTGAAACGAATTGCCCAACGTCTCCGGTTCCTAACGCAGATTCTGGCCAAGGGGTTGGAACGCCTTGGATACACGGTGCGCACCTCCTCCTTTTTTGATACCATCCAAATTGATCTTGGCAAAAAGACTGCGGCCGAAATTACCAAGGTTGCTGAAACGCATCGGATGAATTTCCGATACATTGATGCCCATTCCATCGGCATTTCACTTGATGAAACCACGATGGAAAAAGACTTGGTTGATCTCTTCCATCTCTTTAACGGCGGCAAAGCTCCAATGTTTTCTCTCACCGAGTTGGCTGCTGAGGTGAACATCGAATATCCTGCCACGCTCACTCGGACATCGGCTTATTTGCAGCATCCGGTTTTCAACCGTTATCATAGTGAAACAGAAATGCTGCGATACTTGCGCCGACTGGAATCTCGAGACCTCTCCTTGACTACATCCATGATCCCCCTGGGTTCATGCACGATGAAGCTCAATGCGACCGTTGAGATGTTTCCGGTGTCCTGGCCGGAGTTTAATCGCATCCATCCGTTTGCCCCGGTTCGCCAGACGAAGGGATACCAGATTCTGTTCCAGCAACTGGAAGATTGGTTGGCTGAAATCACCGGCTTTGCTGGAATTTCATTACAACCAAACGCTGGCTCGCAAGGTGAATACGCCGGATTATTGGTGATTCGTGCCTATCACCAGGATCGCGGACAGGGGCATCGTGATATTTGCCTGATTCCGCAATCCGCTCATGGAACCAATCCCGCCAGCGCTGTCATGGCCGGAATGAAAGTTGTTGCCGTCGCCTGTGACCAGGAGGGTAATATTGATGTCGCCGACCTCAAAGCCAAAGCCGAGGCAAATAAGGAAACTTTGGCGGCATTGATGGTTACATATCCTTCCACACACGGAGTGTTTGAAGAAACCATTCTTGAAATCTGCCAGATCGTGCATGCCAATGGCGGACAGGTTTACATGGACGGCGCGAATATGAACGCGCAGGTCGGCATTTGCCGGCCAGCCGATATGGGCGCAGATGTATGCCATTTAAATTTGCACAAAACGTTCTGCATTCCCCACGGCGGCGGTGGTCCTGGTATGGGACCTATTGGGGTGGCTGAACATCTCGTCCCTTTTCTACCCGGGCATGCAGTGGTGAAGCTCGGCGGTGAAAATCCCATCGGAGCCGTTTCCGCAGCGCCTTGGGGCAGTGCCAGCATTCTGCCTATCTCCTGGGTTTATATCGCAGCCATGGGTCCCGCAGGTTTAACTCAGGCGACCAAGATTGCGATTCTCAACGCCAATTACATCGCAAAGTGCCTCGAGTCTTATTTCCCCGTTCTTTACAAGGGACATGGCAATCTGGTTGCGCACGAATGCATCCTGGATTTGCGTGAATTTAAGAGCGTCACGGTGGAGGATGTGGCGAAGCGGTTGATGGATTATGGTTTTCATGCGCCCACGATTTCCTGGCCTGTGCCCGGCACCATGATGGTCGAGCCAACTGAAAGTGAGTCCAAGGAAGAGTTGGATCGATTCTGCAAGGCAATGATCGGCATTCATGCCGAAATCCAGGCCATTGAATCCGGCATGGTAGACAAGCAGAACAACCTGCTTAAGAACGCACCCCACACTGCGGATATGCTGGCCAGCGAGAATTGGGACCATCCTTATTCCCGGGAACAGGCCTGCTATCCTGCCCAGTGGTTGCACGAATACAAGTTCTGGCCTTTCGTCGGCCGCATTGACAACGTTTACGGGGACCGAAACCTCGTTTGCTCCTGCATCGGCATGGATGCTTACACTTCCTGATCAGCCAACCCGCAATCAGGTAGTCATCGGATCGGTCACGGCGCGTACCGCAGCAACGAGAGCGGCAACGCGCGTGATAAGTTGGAAATCTGATGGCGCTTCAACGGTGTAAGAGTGCCTGGTCTTGCAGGTTAATAAATAGAATGACTCCGGCCATTGCGGGCGGGATCTTGGATCCATGCTGGGTCTTATGATTCCATTGGATGCGGGACGACCTTCGATCGTGGGTGACATGTCAATCGGACAAACCTCCTCCACTCTGCTGATCATGGATTTTGCGAACGAAGGCTGGTTGTCAGGATTCAACTCATAGATATAAAATCCTTCAGACTCCCAGTCTTCATGGAGGCAGAGGCAAATATCGAAGTCAGGTTGTTTTTCCAACCATGCAATATGAGCAGCTGTCTCTTCCGCTTCAGGGTTGAGATACTGCCGGTTAAGATCCAAGCCATGAATATTCTCACGGCTGTTCAGTGGAAATCCGGTGGGGTTGAGACAGGGGCAAAGCCAGATTTCGACATTATCAGGCCAACGATTTTCCTGGACCAGTTGGAGAACAGCAAGAGGACCGGCTGGTTCGTCGCCATGGATGCCTGTGGAAATATAAATTCGCTTTTGCGGGTTCGTGACTCTGCGAGTCATTGCCACAAGCCGATAGGATGCAGTTCTGAAAAACACCTCACTCTTCCAGCCGTAATCCTCACCGATGTGTTCCATCTGATCCAGCAGGCGGGAGATATCAATGCCTTCGCCAAAATACTTTCCCTTATTAATGCCTAAGCGTTGCATGGTGATTCATCTGAGGCAAAACCAGCAGGGTTTAGCCGCAGTTATGCGGTTAAGAAATAATTCAGAATGAACAAAACCGCAAGAGCAGCGAGCGGCAAGACCTGGCTCAGTGAACCGGATTTAAACTGCTGCTGTTTTGGCAGTCTCCGCCTGGCTGCAACCACAGGCAGAAGTTTCATCTTCTTGATCAACGAAATCGTGCTTATCCCAGCTAGGGTCAAGACCAAGATCCTTTAACATTTGGAGATCCTTCTCCACGGGCTGATTCAAGGTGGTCAAATAATTGCCGACCATGAGCGCGCTTGCACCCGCCATGAAAATCATGCTCTGCATATCCCGCAAGTTTACGGTACGACCACCGGCAATCATGATTTCCTTTTTCGGAAGGATAAAACGAAAACACGCAATGGTCTTTAGGATTTCCATCGGCGGAAGCTTCGGCTTATCAGCAAAGGGAGTGCCGGGAATCGGGTTAAGAATATTAATTGGAACCACGTTCGCCCCGACTTCCTTTAATGCAAAGGCAAGATCGCAACGATCCTGCCGTGTTTCACCCATTCCGATAATGCCGCCGGAACAAATCTTGATGCCTGCCTTTTTTAAATAGCCAATGGTCTCGATACGGTCCTCATAGGTATGAGTTGTGCACTGGCTGGGGAAAAATCGCCTGGAGGTTTCCAAATTGTGCCCGTAGCATTCAAGGCCAGCCTCTTTCAATCGATCAGCAACTTTTTGGCTTTTGATAATGCCAAGGGAGGCGTCGGGACGGGTTTTCGTGGTTTTCTTAAGATCGCGAATTCGATCACAAACCTCGTCCAGCATTGGGCCTTCATTGAGACCTTTCCAGGCTGCGACCAACCCAACCGCTGTTACTCCGTGCTTATTTGCCTCCTCAGCAGCCTCTAAAACCGGTTCTGGATCAACGAAACCGTAACGAGGCGAACCGGTTTGGTGAAACGCGGATTGTGCACAAAAGCTGCAATTCTCAGAGCATGCACCGGCTTTGGCATTCACGATGGAACAAAGGTGAATCTTGTTCCCTTTGTAATGCTCGCGGATTCTATTGGCCCAGGAAAGCAGATCGAAGATGTCAGCAGTATCTTCCAGAGCAAATAGCCAGTTCGCCTCCTCGCGCGAGATGGAACCTCCATTCACTACTCGCTCGCCGAATTCCTTCAACTTTTCGCGCGTGCTGCCGTCAACCAATTTTCCAATCATGGTTGACAGCATATCTGGTGGCAAAATTTAGGCAAGCTTATCCAATCTCCTGAGGAGTGAGTCATGCTTAGCGAGCCAACAACAATCCCCGGATGTTCGCTCTGGGAACTGGACCATAAGAACGACTGTCGATGCTTGCCAGGCGGTTGTCGCCCAGCACAAAAAATTGATTCCGGCCGCAAAGGATTAACTGCTCATGCTTTTGCGAGTATGTGTAGGTCAGAGTGCCCGGCGAAAGATACCGCTCCTGCAGTTCTTTTCCATCCACAAAAACCTTCCCGTCCTTAAAATGCACGCTCTGGCCTTCGACAGCAACAATCCGCTCTACTGAGAGCCCTTGATCGGCGGGATCCTTTATCACAACAATATCTTGTGCTTTTGGAGTGTAATCCCGTAGTTTCCATCGTTTCACCAAATACTGGCCATTTTCGCGCAACGTCGGGGACATGCTGTGTCCAACGATCTGGATTGAACCGAAAAAATGTTGATTGATGATCAAATAGCATCCAAATGCCAAAGGAATTCCGACTGCACAAAGAGCCATCTGCCTAAAGACGTGAACCCAGTTAATATTAGCCCCTCTCCTTCTGCGCTTCGGCAATCCTGGCGAGGGACTCTCATTTTCCTGAACTGCAACCATGCACAACGGCGTACTCATAAATATCTTAGTCGTTTTCTTTGCCGAATGAATATCGACATTCATAACGACCAGGCAAAGTTGAATGAATACGGAAAGCCTTCGGGGTAATTACGGAATTGCTATCTTATTGCTATGAAGTTGCAATCCAAGTCCCTGTTCCTGTCCCGGTTTGTCTGATCCAAGATATCCTAACGTGGCTCCATCCGGCTGGACAAATCAGGCAGCCTTTTTCGTTTTATGTTTTCGGGATGGCGATTTGGTCGTTTTCCCAGTGTGAGCTGCTGCGTGAGATTGGTCCAAACTTTCCTGCAAAACCGACACCAAATCGATGACGTTGGACGGTTTCTTCTTTTTTTGAGTCGGGCCCTCTGGAGGCGTTTTTCCACCATGTTCAACCTTCTTCTGGATCAGGTTCATCAAGGCGGATCTATAATCATCCGTATACTTCTCTGGATCCCAGGCATCCGTCATTCTTTCCACGAGGTCAGTGGCCATTTCCAACTCCCTCGTTCCAACGTCCAAACTGGCTGGAATGTTAAGATTGCCCGGCTTGATCAGTTCATCCGCAAAGTGCATGAGTTCCAATACAAGTGCATTGTTCTGGGGTTTGATGGCTGCCAGATGTTGCCGGGATTTGATGACAACCTTGGCAATGCCAACCCGGCCTGTTTTCCGCAGCGCATCTCGCAAGAGCGCGTAAGCCTTTGTGCCAGCCTTCTGCGGAACCAGAAAATACGGTTTATCAAAAAAGATCGGATTGATTTCCTCCAATTTAACGAAGTCGATGATATCGATTGTCTGCGTAGCCTCCACGTCCACGCGCCGAAAATCCTCATCTTTTAAAACTACAAATTTACCTTTTTCGTATTCGTAACCCTTTACAATTTTATCCCACGGAACCTCTTTACCATCGGTTTCCGCGACCCGCTTATAATTCACCGGACTGAGATCAGAGCTTCGCAATAGGCGAAAACTCACCTCCTCCCGTCGCGAGGCGGGATAGAGTGCGATGGGAATGGTAATCAAGCTGAAGCTAATGCTTCCTTTCCAGATTGGTCTCATAAACAAATTTTCCTTTTGATTTAAATGAACAATGACCGGCCATCGGTTCAAGTCCAGCCACAGTCCCCCAAGGAGGAAGTGGCCTGAAACTCTGAAGAAATTGCTCTGGTGTAGCGCTTGATCCAAATCTCAAGACGTTTTCATTCCCCTCCATCCTCGACTAACTCACCCTGTCCCCCAACTCCGACCCGGAAAGTCTTTTCGGAAAGCGCTCTTCTTTCACCAGAATCGTGCTCATGTTCCCGACCAGCCGGTAACGGCTAATCGTTATAATATAGCACAAAGCGGCGTATTGCCACTAAGGTTCGCATCGTAGGTTGCAGAGGGCCAGCAGGTACTATTGAATGGATGTCACGGATTTTGGTGGATGGTCTGCGTACTGATCGTGATCATTTAATTCCTTCCGAAGACGTTCCATCTCTGCTTTGGCTCGCTGCACTTCCTTGGCGTAAGCAGGATCGGCGTAAACGTTCTTGAGCTCATGTGGATCTCTCTTCAAATCATAGAATTCCCATTCATTGATTTTGTTGAAGTAAATCAGCTTGTAACGCTCGGAGCGAACACCATAGTGGGGTTGAACCCTATGATCAGCTGGATAGTGATAGTATCGATAATACATTGACGTGCGCCAATCCTTGGGGGCTTTGCCTTGAAGGAGCGGCAGGATGCTTCGCCCCTGAATTTCTTTGGGAACCTCCAACCCTGCGCACTGCAGAAAAGTGGGCGCGAAATCAACATTGAGAATCATGTCTTTGTTTACGGTCGCCGGTTTAATGTGGTTTGGATAGCGCACAATAAAAGGCATTCTTAACGACTCTTCATACATGAACCGTTTGTCGAACCAATTGTGATCTCCCAAAAAGAACCCTTGATCCGATGTATAGATCACGATGGTGTTTTCCGCCAAGCCTGAATCATCCAGAAATTTCAGTAGCCTGCCAACGTTGTCATCCACTGACGCAATGCAGCGCAGATAGTCTTTAATGTAACGTTGATACTTCCATTTCTTCAGTGCCTCGCCGGCCAAACCAGGTGGCGGAGCTTGCTTCAAATCCTTCGGTGTAAGATCGCGATCAATTCTCATCGTTGCTTCGGTTGCAGCGCTGGACCTGGTTTTGTAATCATCATTGAAAGTCTCCGGTTCGGGTATGGTTACATCCTCATACATTTTCGCATGCTTTTCATCGGGTTCCCATGGACGATGCGGCGCCTTGTGATGGCACATAAGAAAAAATGGTTTGTCCTGCGGCCGGTTCTTTAAAAAATTAATTGATAGATCGGTGATGATCTCAGTCGCATATCCTTCAATCTTTTTCCTGTTACCCATCTCGATAAAATCCGGGTCATGATATTTGCCCTGCCCTGGCAACACGTTCCAGTAATCAAACCCCGTCGGGTCGCTTTCCAAATGCCATTTGCCCACCATTCCTGTATAATAGCCGGCAGCCTGTAACATTTTTGCTACGGTCGGCTGATTTCCATCAAACCGATTAAAAACTGTCACTCCATTGATATGACTGTATTTGCCGGTGAGAATCGCCGCCCGGCTGGGGGTGCAAATGGAGTTCACCACAAAACAATTATCGAAGCGCATGCCCGCTTTCGCGATGCTATCAATATTTGGCGTCTGATTTATTTTGCTGCCGTAAGCGCCTATGGCATGCGCCGCATGATCATCAGCCATGATAAACAGAATGTTTGGCCGCGCGCTCTTCCCCTCAGCAGGTGCTGACGATGGGACGAGTCCGAATGCGCCGGTAAATAAAAAGCAAATCAGGTTACACCAGAACCTCCGTTTCCTCGTAGCAAAACTCCCCAGCGGCTGCATGCCAACGCGGGAAGATGGCGGACAAGTCAGGACCTCAGAAATCTGCGCATGGATCATAGTTAAACACCAGACGAGACAAAGTCGCAGTTGGTTACACCAGTGACCAACCTTTGCGATATTCACTTTTGATATAATTTGCAGCGTCTTTACAATTCTTTGCCTTCAATGCAATTGCATCCCATTCCAGCTTGGTTCCAGTGCGATAAGCTACGTTCCCCAGCAAAATCGCTTCTGAAAGCGCTCCCGCGTAGTCGAAATTGCAAGTCGTGGGAGAGCCATGTTTGCAGGCCCGAATCCACTCATTGTAATGTCCAACTGAGTTTGGAATTCGTTGCGGTGGTGGCGTAAATCCCGCGAAATCTGGTTCTGGAAGCAATTTGTGCTGGTCGTAATCCGCAACCAGCATTCCTTTGTCCCCCACAAACAGCACTCCGTTTTTCCAGAGTGGAACCTTCCCTTCCATGACCAGGTCGGGCTTTCTGCCGCCATCGTACCAAGTGACACGCGCTGGTGGCATTCCTTCACGCGCTTCATACTCATAACGCACAATCAACCATGCCGGTGTCGTCTCCTGTTTCACCGGTGGACCTTCCGACTCGATCGTCAATGGATGGCGTAACTTGAGAGCCCAAAATGCCAGATCCATGTAATGACAACCCATATCCCCCAATGTCCCTCCGCCGAAATCCCACCAGCGGCGCCATGTCTTCGGCAGATAGGATGGGTGATATGGCCTCTCAACCACTGGCCCAAGCCACAAATTCCAATGCAAATTCTTCGGCACACTTGGTTTCTCCGCCGGACGCTCCCCACCAGACCAACTCTTCTCGCACCAAACGTGACATTCGCTTACTTTTCCAATCGCTCCCGATTGCACCAGTTCCACGACCCGGCGATAATTGTTTCCTGCATGAATTTGCGTGCCCATCTGCGTTGCCAACTTCTTATTCTTCGCGGCCGCCTGCGCAACGGCGCGCGCTTCGAAAACCGTATGCGCCAGCGGCTTCTCGCAATACACATGCTTCCCTGCATTCAACGCCGCGATTGTCGCCACTGCATGAGTGTGATCCGCCGTGCTGATCACCACCGCATCAATATCCTTTTGCTCAAGCAACTTTCTGAAATCGTTATACGACTTGGCATCCGGATACTTCTGTGAAATCGCGCTCAGGTAATTGTCGTCAATATCGCATACCGCCACAATGTTCTGGCTCGAAACCCCCGTTATATTCGATGCTGCACGATTCGCTGTGCCGATGATTCCGATGTTCAAACGGTCACTTGGCGGCTCCTGCTTGTTTATGAGATCTTCCTGTTTGGCAGAAAGGCTGTGCGTGCCAATCCAGAAGCCTGCTGCTGCTATCGTGGATTTCCCAATGAACTCGCGCCGGGTCAGTGATTTCTTGGTCATAACTAGATTCGGATTCAACGCGCAATCCTATGTGGAGGCAGTTTATGTTACAAGCACTACATTTCCCGAGCTGCTCTCCATGTTGGGTTTCACCACGTATTTCGTCCGTCTCCAGTCCAAAATGCCGGCCTCCTTGAACAAATTTCAACATAAACGGTCAACCCTCCGTGACCACAAAGCACCTGAGCACTCTTGGCCTCCTCCTGCTTGTGCTGGGAACCGCCATTCTCGGCATCGGCGGCTATCTGCTGACTCTTCCGGAGCAATACGAAGCCACTACCCGATTCCGTTCTGTTACTGACAGATCTGCCCTCTCCGTCGACGATTCGCCTCACGAATCCTATGGTGGCGGCTACTTCATCCAAACAGAATTCGAAGTTATCCAATCCGAGCTTATCCTCAACTCCGCCATCGAAGCCCTTCACCTCCGCGACACGTGGGCTCAACGATTCCATCTCCCCACACCCCTTAAAACCTCCGAAGCCCGCGCCCTTCTAAAACACCAACTCCAACTCAAACCGGTTGCCAACGCTCAACTCATCGAGCTCACGTTTACCAGCCACGACCCAGGTGAAGCTGCCCAAATTGCCAACGCCATCGCCGATTCCTATGTCCACTATGAGGAAAATGTCCGAGTCGAGCTCACCAAGGCTCACCTCGCTGAGCTACAACACGAACTCGTTGCACTTGACCGTCAACTTGCCGACGCCACCAACAACGTAGGCCATGCCGAAACAAATCCTCAGGCTTTCGCACACCTCCAAAAATTCCGGCAGAAACTCGCCAGTCAAATAGATGGACAAACCGACCACGACATGATTGGGGATAAAATGGGCTCATTCA
The sequence above is drawn from the Pedosphaera parvula Ellin514 genome and encodes:
- the gcvP gene encoding aminomethyl-transferring glycine dehydrogenase gives rise to the protein MFVTETPAKHDHQSRSSNEQSSKAVLSNTHSLLEPDSFVPRHIGPSSNETREMLAALGFKELDELINTVVPQQIQLKRSLHLPASRGEHHVLTELKAIASQNQVFRSFIGMGYHDCITPPVIQRNVLENPGWYTQYTPYQAEIAQGRLEALLNFQTMIVDLTGLDIANASLLDEGTAAAEAMHMCNAIKADGNVFFVSSECHPQTIDIVKTRALPLGVEVVIGDHRTFPVDEKVFGVLVQYPGTFGDIHNYSEFFKQAHAAGALTVVAADLLSLTLLRPPGEFGADIAIGSAQRFGVPLGYGGPHAAYFATRDAYKRQMPGRIVGVSKDSRGRPALRLSLQTREQHIRREKATSNICTAQALLANMASLYAVYHGPEGLKRIAQRLRFLTQILAKGLERLGYTVRTSSFFDTIQIDLGKKTAAEITKVAETHRMNFRYIDAHSIGISLDETTMEKDLVDLFHLFNGGKAPMFSLTELAAEVNIEYPATLTRTSAYLQHPVFNRYHSETEMLRYLRRLESRDLSLTTSMIPLGSCTMKLNATVEMFPVSWPEFNRIHPFAPVRQTKGYQILFQQLEDWLAEITGFAGISLQPNAGSQGEYAGLLVIRAYHQDRGQGHRDICLIPQSAHGTNPASAVMAGMKVVAVACDQEGNIDVADLKAKAEANKETLAALMVTYPSTHGVFEETILEICQIVHANGGQVYMDGANMNAQVGICRPADMGADVCHLNLHKTFCIPHGGGGPGMGPIGVAEHLVPFLPGHAVVKLGGENPIGAVSAAPWGSASILPISWVYIAAMGPAGLTQATKIAILNANYIAKCLESYFPVLYKGHGNLVAHECILDLREFKSVTVEDVAKRLMDYGFHAPTISWPVPGTMMVEPTESESKEELDRFCKAMIGIHAEIQAIESGMVDKQNNLLKNAPHTADMLASENWDHPYSREQACYPAQWLHEYKFWPFVGRIDNVYGDRNLVCSCIGMDAYTS
- the bioB gene encoding biotin synthase BioB — protein: MIGKLVDGSTREKLKEFGERVVNGGSISREEANWLFALEDTADIFDLLSWANRIREHYKGNKIHLCSIVNAKAGACSENCSFCAQSAFHQTGSPRYGFVDPEPVLEAAEEANKHGVTAVGLVAAWKGLNEGPMLDEVCDRIRDLKKTTKTRPDASLGIIKSQKVADRLKEAGLECYGHNLETSRRFFPSQCTTHTYEDRIETIGYLKKAGIKICSGGIIGMGETRQDRCDLAFALKEVGANVVPINILNPIPGTPFADKPKLPPMEILKTIACFRFILPKKEIMIAGGRTVNLRDMQSMIFMAGASALMVGNYLTTLNQPVEKDLQMLKDLGLDPSWDKHDFVDQEDETSACGCSQAETAKTAAV
- a CDS encoding M14 family metallopeptidase yields the protein MQRLGINKGKYFGEGIDISRLLDQMEHIGEDYGWKSEVFFRTASYRLVAMTRRVTNPQKRIYISTGIHGDEPAGPLAVLQLVQENRWPDNVEIWLCPCLNPTGFPLNSRENIHGLDLNRQYLNPEAEETAAHIAWLEKQPDFDICLCLHEDWESEGFYIYELNPDNQPSFAKSMISRVEEVCPIDMSPTIEGRPASNGIIRPSMDPRSRPQWPESFYLLTCKTRHSYTVEAPSDFQLITRVAALVAAVRAVTDPMTT
- a CDS encoding Ku protein; translation: MRPIWKGSISFSLITIPIALYPASRREEVSFRLLRSSDLSPVNYKRVAETDGKEVPWDKIVKGYEYEKGKFVVLKDEDFRRVDVEATQTIDIIDFVKLEEINPIFFDKPYFLVPQKAGTKAYALLRDALRKTGRVGIAKVVIKSRQHLAAIKPQNNALVLELMHFADELIKPGNLNIPASLDVGTRELEMATDLVERMTDAWDPEKYTDDYRSALMNLIQKKVEHGGKTPPEGPTQKKKKPSNVIDLVSVLQESLDQSHAAAHTGKTTKSPSRKHKTKKAA
- the lepB gene encoding signal peptidase I yields the protein MSTPLCMVAVQENESPSPGLPKRRRRGANINWVHVFRQMALCAVGIPLAFGCYLIINQHFFGSIQIVGHSMSPTLRENGQYLVKRWKLRDYTPKAQDIVVIKDPADQGLSVERIVAVEGQSVHFKDGKVFVDGKELQERYLSPGTLTYTYSQKHEQLILCGRNQFFVLGDNRLASIDSRSYGPVPRANIRGLLLAR
- a CDS encoding cytochrome P450, whose protein sequence is MKNAAKVPGPSRLQLLRDYPKVRRDLTRYLVELYQQHGETVLLPLIYPTYMVSNPADIKYILVSNPTNYHKTGGLRIGKELFGEGLVTSEVPLHTRQRRLMQPMFHRQSIANFADIMTNTTHGWIKNWKEDATINIGMELMQLTLSIVGKALFSIDLVAEAQEIGNAFITAQVEITRIQRGLPLPKFIRTPSHRRYEQARKTIDGFIHDLINKRRRDTNPPDDLLTLLLASRYEDGSPMSEQQIRDEAVTILMAGHETVTNGLSWTFYLLARHPEIQARVLKEIETVLGRRLPTMADLPSFKYTEMVLAEAFRIFPPAWILARRVLKEDNLPSGLTLPEGSEVILVQFVCHRNERYFPDPEQFNPERFNPEVKKEWPQFAYFPFGAGPRFCIGESFARMEAILLITTILQQFNLELVPGQDIVPEPLITLRPRNGILLKLTRHERQNL
- a CDS encoding sulfatase family protein, which produces MIHAQISEVLTCPPSSRVGMQPLGSFATRKRRFWCNLICFLFTGAFGLVPSSAPAEGKSARPNILFIMADDHAAHAIGAYGSKINQTPNIDSIAKAGMRFDNCFVVNSICTPSRAAILTGKYSHINGVTVFNRFDGNQPTVAKMLQAAGYYTGMVGKWHLESDPTGFDYWNVLPGQGKYHDPDFIEMGNRKKIEGYATEIITDLSINFLKNRPQDKPFFLMCHHKAPHRPWEPDEKHAKMYEDVTIPEPETFNDDYKTRSSAATEATMRIDRDLTPKDLKQAPPPGLAGEALKKWKYQRYIKDYLRCIASVDDNVGRLLKFLDDSGLAENTIVIYTSDQGFFLGDHNWFDKRFMYEESLRMPFIVRYPNHIKPATVNKDMILNVDFAPTFLQCAGLEVPKEIQGRSILPLLQGKAPKDWRTSMYYRYYHYPADHRVQPHYGVRSERYKLIYFNKINEWEFYDLKRDPHELKNVYADPAYAKEVQRAKAEMERLRKELNDHDQYADHPPKSVTSIQ